Proteins from a genomic interval of Eulemur rufifrons isolate Redbay chromosome 10, OSU_ERuf_1, whole genome shotgun sequence:
- the P4HA2 gene encoding prolyl 4-hydroxylase subunit alpha-2 isoform X3: MKLQASPLLMAWLGVLSCVQAEFFTSIGHMTDLIYAEKDLVQSLKEYILVEEAKLAKIKSWADTMEAVTSRSAADPEGYLAHPVNAYKLVKRLNTDWPALEDLVLQDSAAGFIANFSVQRQFFPTDEDETGAAKALMRLQDTYRLDPDTISRGELPGTKYRAALSVDDCFGMGRAAYNEGDYYHTVLWMEQVLKQLDAGEEATTAKSQVLDYLSYAVFQLGDLRRALELTRRLLSLDPSHERAGGNLRYFERLLEEEREKVSSNQTEAELAALEGVYERPADYLPEREVYESLCRGEGIKLTPRRQKRLFCRYHHGNGAPQLLIAPFKEEDEWDSPHIVRYYDVMSDEEIERIKEIAKPKLARATVRDPKTGVLTVASYRVSKSSWLEEDDDPVVARVNRRMQHITGLSVKTAELLQVANYGMGGQYEPHFDFSRRPFDSGLKTEGNRLATFLNYVSTGPGPPAHSHLIL, encoded by the exons ATGAAACTCCAGGCGTCCCCGTTGCTGATGGCCTGGCTTGGTGTCCTGAGCTGCGTGCAGGCTGAATTCTTCACCTCCATTG GGCACATGACTGACCTGATTTATGCGGAGAAGGACCTGGTGCAGTCCCTGAAGGAGTACATCCTGGTGGAGGAGGCCAAGCTCGCCAAGATTAAGAG CTGGGCCGACACAATGGAAGCCGTGACCAGCAGGTCGGCTGCGGACCCCGAGGGCTACCTGGCCCACCCCGTGAACGCCTACAAACTGGTGAAGCGACTGAACACGGACTGGCCTGCGCTGGAGGACCTGGTGCTGCAGGACTCGGCGGCAG GTTTTATCGCCAACTTCTCGGTGCAGCGGCAGTTCTTCCCCACCGATGAGGACGAGACGGGGGCCGCCAAGGCCCTGATGCGGCTGCAGGACACGTACAGGCTGGACCCAGACACGATTTCCCGAGGGGAGCTCCCAG GAACCAAGTACCGGGCAGCGCTGAGCGTGGACGACTGCTTCGGCATGGGCCGCGCGGCCTACAACGAGGGCGACTATTACCACACGGTGCTGTGGATGGAGCAGGTGCTGAAGCAGCTGGACGCCGGGGAAGAGGCCACCACGGCCAAGTCCCAGGTGCTGGACTACCTGAGTTACGCTGTCTTCCAGCTGGGGGACCTGCGCCGCGCCCTGGAGCTCACCCGCCGCCTGCTCTCCCTGG atCCAAGCCACGAACGAGCTGGAGGGAATCTGCGGTACTTTGAACGGCTgttggaggaagaaagagaaaaagtgtcATCAAACCAGACAGAAGCTGAGCTCGCAGCCCTGGAAGGCGTCTACGAGAGGCCCGCGGACTACCTGCCCGAGCGGGAGGTGTACGAGAGCCTGTGTCGCGGGGAGGGCATCAAGCTG ACCCCCCGCAGGCAGAAGAGGCTCTTCTGTAGGTATCACCACGGCAACGGGGCCCCCCAGCTGCTCATCGCCCCCTTCAAGGAGGAGGACGAGTGGGACAGCCCACACATCGTCAGGTACTACGACGTCATGTCGGACGAGGAAATCGAGAGGATCAAGGAGATCGCAAAACCCAAA CTCGCACGGGCCACTGTTCGGGATCCCAAGACAGGCGTCCTCACTGTCGCCAGCTACAGGGTTTCCAAAAG CTCCTGGTTGGAGGAGGACGATGACCCTGTGGTGGCCCGCGTGAACCGTCGCATGCAGCACATCACGGGGCTGTCAGTGAAGACTGCGGAGTTGCTGCAG GTTGCTAATTACGGAATGGGAGGACAGTACGAGCCACACTTTGACTTCTCCAGG CGACCTTTTGACAGCGGCCTCAAAACGGAGGGGAATAGGTTAGCGACGTTTCTGAACTACGTAAGTACCGGTCCAGGCCCGCCTGCTCactctcatttaattttatag
- the P4HA2 gene encoding prolyl 4-hydroxylase subunit alpha-2 isoform X2, whose translation MKLQASPLLMAWLGVLSCVQAEFFTSIGHMTDLIYAEKDLVQSLKEYILVEEAKLAKIKSWADTMEAVTSRSAADPEGYLAHPVNAYKLVKRLNTDWPALEDLVLQDSAAGFIANFSVQRQFFPTDEDETGAAKALMRLQDTYRLDPDTISRGELPGTKYRAALSVDDCFGMGRAAYNEGDYYHTVLWMEQVLKQLDAGEEATTAKSQVLDYLSYAVFQLGDLRRALELTRRLLSLDPSHERAGGNLRYFERLLEEEREKVSSNQTEAELAALEGVYERPADYLPEREVYESLCRGEGIKLTPRRQKRLFCRYHHGNGAPQLLIAPFKEEDEWDSPHIVRYYDVMSDEEIERIKEIAKPKLARATVRDPKTGVLTVASYRVSKSSWLEEDDDPVVARVNRRMQHITGLSVKTAELLQVANYGMGGQYEPHFDFSRRPFDSGLKTEGNRLATFLNYMSDVEAGGATVFPDLGAAIWPKKGTAVFWYNLLRSGEGDYRTRHAACPVLVGCKWVSNKWFHERGQEFLRPCGSTEVD comes from the exons ATGAAACTCCAGGCGTCCCCGTTGCTGATGGCCTGGCTTGGTGTCCTGAGCTGCGTGCAGGCTGAATTCTTCACCTCCATTG GGCACATGACTGACCTGATTTATGCGGAGAAGGACCTGGTGCAGTCCCTGAAGGAGTACATCCTGGTGGAGGAGGCCAAGCTCGCCAAGATTAAGAG CTGGGCCGACACAATGGAAGCCGTGACCAGCAGGTCGGCTGCGGACCCCGAGGGCTACCTGGCCCACCCCGTGAACGCCTACAAACTGGTGAAGCGACTGAACACGGACTGGCCTGCGCTGGAGGACCTGGTGCTGCAGGACTCGGCGGCAG GTTTTATCGCCAACTTCTCGGTGCAGCGGCAGTTCTTCCCCACCGATGAGGACGAGACGGGGGCCGCCAAGGCCCTGATGCGGCTGCAGGACACGTACAGGCTGGACCCAGACACGATTTCCCGAGGGGAGCTCCCAG GAACCAAGTACCGGGCAGCGCTGAGCGTGGACGACTGCTTCGGCATGGGCCGCGCGGCCTACAACGAGGGCGACTATTACCACACGGTGCTGTGGATGGAGCAGGTGCTGAAGCAGCTGGACGCCGGGGAAGAGGCCACCACGGCCAAGTCCCAGGTGCTGGACTACCTGAGTTACGCTGTCTTCCAGCTGGGGGACCTGCGCCGCGCCCTGGAGCTCACCCGCCGCCTGCTCTCCCTGG atCCAAGCCACGAACGAGCTGGAGGGAATCTGCGGTACTTTGAACGGCTgttggaggaagaaagagaaaaagtgtcATCAAACCAGACAGAAGCTGAGCTCGCAGCCCTGGAAGGCGTCTACGAGAGGCCCGCGGACTACCTGCCCGAGCGGGAGGTGTACGAGAGCCTGTGTCGCGGGGAGGGCATCAAGCTG ACCCCCCGCAGGCAGAAGAGGCTCTTCTGTAGGTATCACCACGGCAACGGGGCCCCCCAGCTGCTCATCGCCCCCTTCAAGGAGGAGGACGAGTGGGACAGCCCACACATCGTCAGGTACTACGACGTCATGTCGGACGAGGAAATCGAGAGGATCAAGGAGATCGCAAAACCCAAA CTCGCACGGGCCACTGTTCGGGATCCCAAGACAGGCGTCCTCACTGTCGCCAGCTACAGGGTTTCCAAAAG CTCCTGGTTGGAGGAGGACGATGACCCTGTGGTGGCCCGCGTGAACCGTCGCATGCAGCACATCACGGGGCTGTCAGTGAAGACTGCGGAGTTGCTGCAG GTTGCTAATTACGGAATGGGAGGACAGTACGAGCCACACTTTGACTTCTCCAGG CGACCTTTTGACAGCGGCCTCAAAACGGAGGGGAATAGGTTAGCGACGTTTCTGAACTAC ATGAGTGATGTAGAAGCTGGTGGTGCCACCGTCTTCCCTGATCTGGGGGCTGCAATTTGGCCTAAGAAG GGCACGGCCGTCTTCTGGTACAACCTCCTGCGGAGCGGGGAAGGCGACTATCGAACGAGGCACGCCGCCTGCCCCGTGCTCGTGGGCTGCAAGTGGG TCTCCAATAAGTGGTTCCATGAACGAGGACAGGAGTTCTTGAGGCCTTGTGGATCAACCGAAGTTGACTGA
- the P4HA2 gene encoding prolyl 4-hydroxylase subunit alpha-2 isoform X1: MKLQASPLLMAWLGVLSCVQAEFFTSIGHMTDLIYAEKDLVQSLKEYILVEEAKLAKIKSWADTMEAVTSRSAADPEGYLAHPVNAYKLVKRLNTDWPALEDLVLQDSAAGFIANFSVQRQFFPTDEDETGAAKALMRLQDTYRLDPDTISRGELPGTKYRAALSVDDCFGMGRAAYNEGDYYHTVLWMEQVLKQLDAGEEATTAKSQVLDYLSYAVFQLGDLRRALELTRRLLSLDPSHERAGGNLRYFERLLEEEREKVSSNQTEAELAALEGVYERPADYLPEREVYESLCRGEGIKLTPRRQKRLFCRYHHGNGAPQLLIAPFKEEDEWDSPHIVRYYDVMSDEEIERIKEIAKPKLARATVRDPKTGVLTVASYRVSKSSWLEEDDDPVVARVNRRMQHITGLSVKTAELLQVANYGMGGQYEPHFDFSRKHERDAFKRLGTGNRVATFLNYMSDVEAGGATVFPDLGAAIWPKKGTAVFWYNLLRSGEGDYRTRHAACPVLVGCKWVSNKWFHERGQEFLRPCGSTEVD; this comes from the exons ATGAAACTCCAGGCGTCCCCGTTGCTGATGGCCTGGCTTGGTGTCCTGAGCTGCGTGCAGGCTGAATTCTTCACCTCCATTG GGCACATGACTGACCTGATTTATGCGGAGAAGGACCTGGTGCAGTCCCTGAAGGAGTACATCCTGGTGGAGGAGGCCAAGCTCGCCAAGATTAAGAG CTGGGCCGACACAATGGAAGCCGTGACCAGCAGGTCGGCTGCGGACCCCGAGGGCTACCTGGCCCACCCCGTGAACGCCTACAAACTGGTGAAGCGACTGAACACGGACTGGCCTGCGCTGGAGGACCTGGTGCTGCAGGACTCGGCGGCAG GTTTTATCGCCAACTTCTCGGTGCAGCGGCAGTTCTTCCCCACCGATGAGGACGAGACGGGGGCCGCCAAGGCCCTGATGCGGCTGCAGGACACGTACAGGCTGGACCCAGACACGATTTCCCGAGGGGAGCTCCCAG GAACCAAGTACCGGGCAGCGCTGAGCGTGGACGACTGCTTCGGCATGGGCCGCGCGGCCTACAACGAGGGCGACTATTACCACACGGTGCTGTGGATGGAGCAGGTGCTGAAGCAGCTGGACGCCGGGGAAGAGGCCACCACGGCCAAGTCCCAGGTGCTGGACTACCTGAGTTACGCTGTCTTCCAGCTGGGGGACCTGCGCCGCGCCCTGGAGCTCACCCGCCGCCTGCTCTCCCTGG atCCAAGCCACGAACGAGCTGGAGGGAATCTGCGGTACTTTGAACGGCTgttggaggaagaaagagaaaaagtgtcATCAAACCAGACAGAAGCTGAGCTCGCAGCCCTGGAAGGCGTCTACGAGAGGCCCGCGGACTACCTGCCCGAGCGGGAGGTGTACGAGAGCCTGTGTCGCGGGGAGGGCATCAAGCTG ACCCCCCGCAGGCAGAAGAGGCTCTTCTGTAGGTATCACCACGGCAACGGGGCCCCCCAGCTGCTCATCGCCCCCTTCAAGGAGGAGGACGAGTGGGACAGCCCACACATCGTCAGGTACTACGACGTCATGTCGGACGAGGAAATCGAGAGGATCAAGGAGATCGCAAAACCCAAA CTCGCACGGGCCACTGTTCGGGATCCCAAGACAGGCGTCCTCACTGTCGCCAGCTACAGGGTTTCCAAAAG CTCCTGGTTGGAGGAGGACGATGACCCTGTGGTGGCCCGCGTGAACCGTCGCATGCAGCACATCACGGGGCTGTCAGTGAAGACTGCGGAGTTGCTGCAG GTTGCTAATTACGGAATGGGAGGACAGTACGAGCCACACTTTGACTTCTCCAGG aaacatGAGCGAGACGCTTTCAAGCGTTTAGGGACGGGGAACCGTGTGGCCACATTCTTAAACTAC ATGAGTGATGTAGAAGCTGGTGGTGCCACCGTCTTCCCTGATCTGGGGGCTGCAATTTGGCCTAAGAAG GGCACGGCCGTCTTCTGGTACAACCTCCTGCGGAGCGGGGAAGGCGACTATCGAACGAGGCACGCCGCCTGCCCCGTGCTCGTGGGCTGCAAGTGGG TCTCCAATAAGTGGTTCCATGAACGAGGACAGGAGTTCTTGAGGCCTTGTGGATCAACCGAAGTTGACTGA